One Cololabis saira isolate AMF1-May2022 chromosome 12, fColSai1.1, whole genome shotgun sequence DNA window includes the following coding sequences:
- the acvr1ba gene encoding activin A receptor type 1Ba: MALKQTALTLLALLGSAAVGHALRCNCTTCEKAGYECETDGACMASTYYHQGKEQHMRICINQDNLVPPGQPFYCLSAEGFFNTHCCYVDYCNSIDLKVPVPTKVGNWSGPGSNWGPVELVAVIAGPVFLLFVLLMVGVFLFQYHQRAYSHRQRLEVEDPSCDHLYLAKDKTLQDLIYDMSTSGSGSGLPLFVQRTVARTIVLQEIIGKGRFGEVWRGKWRGGDVAVKIFSSREERSWFREAEIYQTIMLRHENILGFIAADNKDNGTWTQLWLVSDYHEHGSLFDYLNRYSVTIEGMIKLALSAASGLAHLHMEILGTQGKPGIAHRDLKSKNILVKKNGTCAIADLGLAVRHESITDTIDIAPNQRVGTKRYMAPEVLDETINMKHFDSFKCADIYALGLVYWEIARRCNAGGIHEEYQLPYYDLVPSDPSIEEMRKVVCDQKLRPNVPNWWQSYESLRVMGKIMRECWYANGAARLTALRIKKTLSQLSVEEDIKM; encoded by the exons ATGGCTCTGAAACAAACCGCCCTCACGCTGCTCGCCCTGCTGGGGTCGGCGGCCGTCGGCCACG CTTTACGTTGTAACTGTACAACCTGTGAGAAGGCGGGCTATGAGTGTGAAACAGATGGCGCCTGCATGGCGTCGACTTACTACCACCAGGGGAAGGAGCAGCACATGCGCATCTGCATCAACCAGGACAACCTCGTCCCCCCCGGACAGCCGTTCTACTGTCTAAGTGCTGAAGGCTTCTTCAACACCCACTGCTGCTACGTAGATTACTGCAACAGTATTGACCTGAAAGTCCCAG TTCCGACGAAGGTTGGGAACTGGTCAGGCCCGGGAAGCAACTGGGGACCAGTGGAGCTGGTGGCGGTCATCGCAGGGCCCGTGTTCCTGCTCTTTGTGCTGCTGATGGTCGGCGTGTTCCTGTTCCAGTATCACCAGAGGGCCTACAGCCACAGACAGAGGCTGGAGGTGGAAGACCCCTCCTGCGACCATCTGTATTTGGCAAAGGACAAGACGCTGCAAGATCTTATTTATGACATGTCCACCTCAGGGTCCGGCTCAG GATTGCCCCTGTTCGTGCAGCGGACGGTGGCCAGGACCATTGTGCTGCAGGAGATCATAGGAAAGGGTCGTTTTGGTGAGGTTTGGCGAGGGAAGTGGAGGGGAGGTGATGTGGCAGTGAAGATCTTCTCATCCAGAGAGGAACGCTCCTGGTTCCGAGAGGCGGAGATCTACCAGACAATCATGCTTCGGCACGAGAACATTCTGGGATTCATTGCAGCTGACAACAAAG ACAACGGCACATGGACGCAGCTGTGGCTGGTGTCAGACTATCATGAGCACGGCTCTCTCTTTGACTACCTGAACCGCTACTCCGTCACCATCGAGGGCATGATCAAACTTGCACTTTCAGCTGCAAGTGGCCTGGCACATTTACACATGGAGATCCTCGGCACTCAGG GTAAGCCAGGCATTGCTCATCGTGACCTGAAATCTAAAAATATTCTCGTCAAGAAGAACGGCACATGTGCCATAGCTGACCTGGGACTGGCAGTCCGCCACGAGTCCATCACAGACACGATCGATATAGCACCGAACCAGCGCGTGGGCACCAAGAG gtATATGGCCCCAGAAGTCCTAGATGAAACCATCAACATGAAACACTTTGATTCCTTCAAGTGTGCTGACATTTATGCTCTGGGCCTGGTGTACTGGGAGATTGCCCGTCGCTGCAACGCAGGAG GTATCCACGAGGAGTACCAGCTGCCCTACTATGACCTGGTGCCGTCCGATCCTTCCATAgaggaaatgaggaaggttGTGTGTGACCAGAAACTGAGGCCTAATGTGCCAAACTGGTGGCAGAGCTACGAG TCGCTGCGTGTGATGGGGAAGATCATGCGGGAGTGCTGGTACGCCAACGGAGCGGccagactgacagctctgcgCATCAAGAAGACTCTGTCTCAGCTCAGCGTGGAGGAGGACATCAAGATGTGA